One part of the Candidatus Kouleothrix ribensis genome encodes these proteins:
- a CDS encoding ABC transporter ATP-binding protein, with translation MLVDDAIAAPPVRIESAEVPIDRDLAISVRGVGKMYRIYDRPQDRLKQMIFRGRRMYGREFWALRGVSFDMHKGETLGIIGRNGSGKSTLLQIIAGTLAPTEGEVMVKGRVAALLELGSGFNPEFTGRENVFLNGAILGFSRDEMAARFDEIVAFADIGEFIDQPVKTYSSGMYVRLAFAVQACVEPDILIVDEALAVGDIFFRQKCYRRIEALRDRGTAIILVSHSMTDIEQFCQQAILLHYSKVLFQGYAPEAVKHYYLLDQDERAPLVAPPRRHDSEFEPAAYGDALDWPHEAAWLDLSNAAQVSNGWARCSAVAVCNSMGQPARTFQQGEMASFFYEFELLVDIEIPIGGITIQNDRGVIVHGKNSLQYDSPVPELVRCGSHIRFRQDIALELALGEYSFEIGLAAIARDDYRYREQYAHDELYAKIIRLCHVPVAGGFSVGWRHSGVSHHLLHHGVANLHGSCLIAVPSAQPS, from the coding sequence ATGCTCGTTGACGATGCAATCGCCGCGCCCCCGGTGCGGATCGAATCAGCAGAGGTACCAATTGATCGTGATCTTGCGATCAGCGTGCGCGGCGTGGGCAAGATGTACCGGATCTACGATCGCCCGCAGGATCGGCTCAAGCAGATGATCTTCCGGGGGCGGCGCATGTATGGCCGCGAGTTCTGGGCGTTGCGCGGCGTCTCATTCGACATGCACAAAGGCGAGACGCTTGGTATTATCGGGCGCAACGGCAGCGGCAAGAGCACGCTGCTGCAGATCATTGCCGGCACGCTGGCGCCGACCGAGGGCGAGGTGATGGTGAAAGGGCGCGTGGCGGCGCTGCTCGAGCTGGGCAGCGGCTTCAACCCCGAGTTCACCGGGCGCGAAAATGTGTTTCTGAATGGCGCGATCCTCGGTTTCAGCCGCGACGAGATGGCGGCCCGCTTCGATGAGATCGTGGCGTTTGCCGATATTGGCGAGTTCATCGACCAGCCGGTGAAGACCTACTCGAGCGGCATGTATGTGCGGCTGGCGTTTGCGGTGCAGGCCTGTGTCGAGCCAGATATTCTGATTGTGGACGAGGCGCTGGCAGTTGGTGATATCTTCTTTCGCCAAAAGTGTTATCGGCGGATTGAAGCACTGCGCGATCGTGGCACGGCAATTATTCTTGTGTCGCACTCGATGACCGACATTGAGCAGTTTTGCCAACAAGCAATTTTGCTGCATTACAGTAAGGTACTGTTTCAGGGGTACGCGCCTGAGGCGGTTAAGCACTACTATCTGCTCGATCAAGACGAGCGGGCGCCGTTGGTTGCGCCACCGCGCCGGCATGACTCGGAGTTTGAGCCTGCTGCATATGGTGATGCGCTCGATTGGCCGCACGAGGCAGCCTGGCTCGATCTTAGCAATGCGGCGCAGGTATCGAATGGCTGGGCGCGCTGCAGCGCTGTCGCGGTCTGTAATAGCATGGGGCAGCCAGCCCGTACCTTTCAGCAAGGTGAAATGGCGAGCTTTTTTTATGAGTTCGAGCTGCTCGTAGATATCGAGATTCCAATCGGGGGTATTACCATTCAAAACGATCGTGGTGTTATTGTCCATGGCAAAAATTCACTGCAATACGATTCCCCTGTGCCAGAGCTGGTCAGGTGTGGTAGCCACATTCGCTTTCGCCAGGATATTGCGCTTGAACTTGCCTTAGGCGAATACTCGTTCGAAATAGGGCTGGCTGCAATTGCTCGGGACGATTACCGGTACCGTGAGCAGTATGCGCATGACGAATTGTATGCCAAGATTATTCGACTGTGCCATGTGCCGGTCGCCGGAGGCTTTTCGGTAGGCTGGCGTCATAGTGGTGTATCGCATCATTTACTGCATCACGGTGTCGCAAATCTGCATGGCTCGTGTCTGATCGCAGTGCCGAGCGCCCAACCGTCATAG
- a CDS encoding methyltransferase domain-containing protein has translation MTAEQIVVQDDDRDFYGKEYWLSHQAQDLGFPNIFERARLDLTERCLHWLRALLRYKLPPAKVLELGSAHGGFVALLRWAGFDAAGLELSQWVVNFARRTFDVPMLLGPVEEQQIEPASLDAIVLMDVLEHLPDPLATMRHCLTLLKPDGLLLIQTPCYPVNTDYETMLATQSPFLPQFKPNEHLYLFSQRSIAALFERLGAEHTAFEPALFAHYDMFVAVSRVPLQPHAAGAIEGALHGPSTQRLVQALLDMELTIAQLRHQLSRTTTLDADIAYLKTAVEHLDRRLKASEDDRAARLEVIERQGAELGRIALLEAQLAASEDDRAARLEVIERQGAELSAIPVLRAELERQRAQIFNYGALRRMVGSDSVRNAPTRALRRLPLLLLRVPQRVANRLAPGARSAHGNHQVLRAPVPAGEQALQLEQPSTGLNQGAVAMPDPAPRVAQAADPFDRLREPKTRAPLEYTPEIIDTIIEGLKAHGVRVVALTLDPAEYQAYFKAAGYTTYYPGYYGFNLPEKTLEHFIAATLLGLGRDDVYIDIASEHSPVPNIYTRQFGCVSYRQDLSYPPGMNVDRIGGDAAAMPVPDGFASKMALHCSFEHFEGDADIRFAREIGRVLRPGGKVCFAPIYLAREYAVLTDPAVAVAEGVVFEDDAVLYCKPGWQNRHGRFYDPAHLVSRIKRNLGNLDLTIYRITNAQAVDPSCYIQFAALVSKP, from the coding sequence TTGACCGCTGAACAGATCGTTGTGCAGGATGACGACCGCGATTTCTACGGTAAAGAGTATTGGCTTTCTCATCAAGCCCAAGATTTGGGGTTCCCCAATATTTTTGAGCGGGCTAGGCTTGACCTAACCGAGCGCTGCCTGCACTGGCTGCGCGCGCTGCTGCGCTACAAGCTGCCGCCGGCCAAGGTGCTCGAGCTAGGCAGCGCGCACGGCGGCTTCGTGGCGCTGCTGCGCTGGGCAGGCTTCGATGCTGCTGGACTCGAACTGAGCCAGTGGGTGGTTAACTTCGCGCGGCGGACATTCGATGTGCCAATGCTGCTCGGCCCGGTAGAAGAACAACAGATCGAGCCAGCGTCACTCGATGCGATCGTGCTGATGGATGTACTTGAGCATCTTCCTGACCCACTTGCTACCATGCGCCATTGCCTGACACTCCTTAAGCCAGATGGGCTGCTGCTGATCCAGACGCCGTGCTATCCGGTTAACACCGACTACGAGACCATGTTGGCGACGCAGTCGCCCTTTCTTCCCCAGTTCAAGCCGAATGAGCATCTGTACTTATTCAGCCAGCGATCGATCGCGGCGCTGTTTGAACGCCTCGGCGCTGAGCATACTGCATTCGAGCCGGCACTGTTTGCGCACTACGATATGTTTGTAGCGGTGAGCCGCGTGCCGCTCCAACCGCACGCGGCAGGCGCAATCGAAGGTGCTTTGCATGGCCCGTCTACACAACGGCTGGTGCAGGCGCTGCTCGACATGGAGTTAACCATAGCCCAACTACGCCATCAGCTCTCGCGTACCACAACGCTGGATGCCGATATTGCCTACCTTAAAACGGCGGTCGAGCATCTCGATAGGCGCTTGAAGGCCAGTGAGGATGATCGGGCGGCGCGCCTGGAGGTGATCGAGCGCCAGGGGGCCGAGCTCGGGCGCATCGCGCTGCTGGAAGCCCAACTGGCCGCCAGCGAAGACGACCGGGCGGCGCGCCTGGAGGTGATCGAGCGCCAGGGGGCCGAGCTTAGTGCGATACCCGTGCTCAGAGCCGAACTCGAGCGGCAGCGCGCCCAGATCTTCAACTATGGCGCGCTGCGGCGCATGGTCGGCTCGGATAGTGTGCGTAACGCGCCCACGCGCGCGCTGCGGCGGCTACCCCTGCTTCTATTGCGTGTGCCGCAGCGCGTAGCTAACCGGCTCGCGCCTGGCGCGCGAAGCGCGCATGGCAACCATCAGGTGTTGCGTGCCCCTGTGCCGGCCGGTGAGCAAGCGCTGCAACTTGAGCAGCCGTCGACTGGACTCAACCAGGGCGCCGTAGCAATGCCAGATCCAGCACCGCGAGTGGCTCAGGCAGCCGACCCATTCGATCGCTTACGTGAGCCAAAGACCCGCGCACCGCTCGAATATACGCCCGAGATCATCGACACCATTATCGAGGGGCTCAAGGCGCACGGGGTTCGTGTCGTAGCGCTAACGCTTGACCCGGCCGAGTACCAGGCCTACTTCAAGGCTGCCGGGTATACGACCTACTATCCGGGCTATTACGGCTTTAACCTGCCCGAGAAGACGCTTGAGCATTTTATTGCTGCAACGCTGCTGGGGCTAGGGCGTGATGATGTGTATATCGATATTGCCAGCGAGCATTCGCCGGTGCCGAATATCTATACACGCCAGTTCGGCTGCGTCAGCTATCGCCAGGATCTATCGTATCCGCCAGGGATGAATGTCGATCGGATTGGTGGTGACGCGGCGGCTATGCCGGTGCCCGATGGCTTTGCGAGCAAGATGGCACTGCACTGCTCGTTCGAGCACTTCGAGGGCGATGCCGATATTCGTTTCGCGCGCGAGATCGGGCGGGTGCTGCGCCCAGGCGGGAAGGTATGTTTTGCCCCGATCTACCTGGCCCGCGAGTATGCAGTGCTGACCGATCCGGCGGTTGCGGTGGCCGAAGGTGTGGTGTTTGAAGACGACGCAGTGCTCTATTGCAAGCCAGGGTGGCAGAATCGGCACGGCCGCTTCTACGACCCGGCGCATTTAGTGAGCCGTATTAAGCGCAATCTCGGTAATTTAGATCTGACAATCTACAGAATTACCAACGCCCAAGCGGTCGATCCAAGCTGCTATATTCAATTCGCGGCGCTAGTGTCGAAACCATAG
- a CDS encoding HAMP domain-containing protein → MRSIRSRLTLTHALVAWVGVILVAVLVIAVIRVAFDRLTDRRIQAEAGAAADLIATIYQRRQSWDGAEALLRRRLAQSGPNDPIKRRRMQVFDAQGGLVFDSAQPVVRRLQAKPRNAVEIPVLVDGRTVGSVVMGGQIGEFTQAETDFLRLVRWSAILGSGLAGLIALAVGRVIAGRVTRPLYSLQLAAQRLAGGARHEPLAIPPDRELAELALSFNRMATELEQQQQQRRQLVADIAHELRTPLSVLRLQLESIEDGIDQPTPATLGSLAEEVGLLTRLVDDLRLLSLADAGQISLACDEIDAGVAIERAAMAGLPRARRQQIELRTECPVAGLAALADAQRLAQILGNLVENGLRYTPAGGIVTLRARPEPAAERTDRVRQAWPPGARCPSGQPAQPAAHGWVVFEVADTGTGIAPGELPHIFDRFYRADKARARETGGSGLGLAIAQRLTEMQGGCIWASSTVGSGTTFYVALPQAPRL, encoded by the coding sequence ATGCGAAGTATCCGCTCACGCCTGACGCTTACTCACGCGCTGGTCGCCTGGGTAGGGGTGATCCTGGTTGCCGTGCTGGTGATCGCGGTGATTCGGGTTGCCTTCGACCGGCTGACCGATCGCCGCATCCAGGCCGAGGCCGGCGCGGCGGCTGATCTGATCGCCACGATCTACCAGCGCCGCCAGAGCTGGGATGGCGCTGAGGCGCTGCTACGGCGGCGGCTGGCCCAGAGCGGCCCGAACGACCCGATCAAGCGCCGGCGGATGCAGGTGTTCGATGCGCAGGGCGGGCTGGTTTTCGACAGTGCGCAGCCGGTGGTGCGGCGCCTGCAAGCCAAGCCGCGCAACGCGGTCGAGATCCCGGTGCTGGTTGATGGCCGCACGGTTGGTTCGGTGGTGATGGGCGGGCAGATCGGCGAGTTCACGCAGGCCGAGACCGACTTTCTGCGGCTGGTGCGCTGGAGCGCGATCCTCGGCAGTGGCCTGGCTGGCCTGATTGCGCTGGCGGTTGGGCGGGTGATCGCCGGGCGAGTGACGCGCCCGCTCTACTCGTTGCAGCTGGCGGCCCAGCGGCTGGCCGGCGGCGCACGCCACGAGCCGCTGGCCATCCCACCCGACCGCGAGCTGGCCGAGCTGGCGCTCTCGTTCAACCGCATGGCCACCGAGCTCGAGCAGCAGCAGCAGCAGCGCCGCCAGCTGGTGGCCGATATCGCGCACGAGCTGCGCACCCCGCTGAGCGTGCTGCGGCTACAGCTCGAAAGCATCGAGGATGGCATCGACCAGCCGACCCCGGCGACGCTCGGGTCGCTGGCGGAGGAGGTTGGCCTGCTGACGCGGCTCGTCGACGATCTGCGGCTGCTGTCGTTGGCCGACGCGGGCCAGATTTCGCTGGCGTGTGACGAGATCGACGCCGGGGTGGCGATCGAGCGCGCTGCTATGGCCGGGCTGCCGCGCGCGCGGCGCCAGCAGATCGAGCTGCGCACCGAATGCCCCGTGGCCGGGCTGGCCGCGCTGGCCGATGCCCAGCGGCTGGCGCAGATATTGGGCAACCTGGTTGAGAATGGGCTGCGCTACACCCCGGCCGGCGGCATAGTTACGCTGCGCGCGCGCCCTGAGCCGGCGGCCGAGCGTACTGATCGAGTGCGCCAGGCCTGGCCGCCGGGCGCGAGGTGCCCTTCAGGCCAGCCGGCTCAACCCGCAGCGCACGGCTGGGTCGTGTTCGAAGTAGCCGACACTGGTACCGGCATCGCGCCGGGCGAGCTGCCGCATATCTTCGATCGGTTCTACCGTGCCGACAAGGCCCGCGCCCGCGAGACCGGCGGGTCGGGGCTGGGGCTGGCGATTGCGCAGCGCCTGACCGAGATGCAAGGTGGATGTATCTGGGCCAGCAGCACGGTTGGTAGCGGCACTACATTCTACGTTGCACTGCCGCAGGCGCCGCGCTTGTAG
- a CDS encoding ABC transporter permease, translated as MIGSNTSQTITGQAPGVTQYLNPLRMLRTLWRYRDLIGQFTRREIEGRYRGSFLGIVWSFVNPLTMLLIYTFVFGVVFKAKWPNAKTGSLSEFAVTLFCGLTAFNIFSECVARAPGLITGVPNYVKKVIFPLEILPISVLGAALFHAGVSLSILLVANILVSGGLPWTLVLLPVVLLPLLLLALGLSWFLASLGVFVRDIGYTVALVVQVLFFLTPIFYAIENIPEPYRAVIALNPMTTIVEDVRRVVLWGSLPGWGALLLLVVSCGVVMLLGYAWFMKTKKAFADVI; from the coding sequence ATGATTGGATCGAACACCTCGCAGACAATCACCGGGCAGGCGCCGGGTGTTACGCAATACCTCAACCCGCTGCGCATGCTGCGCACGCTGTGGCGCTACCGTGATCTGATCGGCCAGTTCACCCGGCGCGAGATCGAAGGGCGCTACAGAGGCTCATTTCTGGGCATTGTATGGTCGTTCGTGAACCCGCTGACCATGCTATTGATCTACACCTTTGTATTTGGCGTGGTATTCAAAGCCAAGTGGCCAAATGCCAAGACTGGCAGCTTGAGTGAGTTTGCCGTAACGCTATTTTGCGGCCTGACCGCCTTTAACATCTTTAGCGAGTGTGTTGCTCGTGCGCCTGGGCTGATTACAGGCGTGCCGAACTATGTCAAAAAAGTGATCTTCCCGCTCGAGATTCTGCCGATCAGCGTGTTAGGCGCGGCGCTGTTTCATGCCGGCGTGAGCCTGAGCATTCTACTAGTAGCAAACATACTGGTTAGCGGCGGCCTGCCGTGGACATTAGTGTTACTGCCGGTGGTATTGCTGCCGCTGCTGCTGCTTGCGCTAGGGCTGTCGTGGTTTCTGGCGAGCCTGGGCGTATTCGTGCGCGACATTGGCTACACAGTTGCGCTGGTGGTGCAGGTGCTGTTCTTTCTGACGCCGATCTTCTACGCGATCGAGAACATCCCCGAACCCTACCGCGCAGTCATCGCGCTCAACCCAATGACGACGATCGTGGAAGATGTTCGGCGGGTAGTGCTATGGGGTAGCCTACCAGGCTGGGGCGCGCTGCTGCTGCTGGTGGTTAGCTGCGGTGTGGTGATGCTGCTGGGGTATGCCTGGTTTATGAAGACCAAGAAGGCGTTTGCCGACGTGATCTGA
- the galE gene encoding UDP-glucose 4-epimerase GalE, protein MKILVTGGAGYIGSVASAELLKAGHEVVVFDNLYQGHRAAVPADAAFVQGDLHDTAAVARLFAEHKGIDGIMHFASYTLVGESMQQPLKYLRDNLVAGANLLEQAAAHNVERFILSSTANLFDDPATIPIAPDERIVPGSPYGESKFFLERLLHWFNRIYGLKYACLRYFNAAGGTPERGEDHDPEFHLIPIVLQVALGQRERVTVFGDDYPTGDGTCVRDYIHIIDLAQAHILAMEALDRLGVCAYNLGNGNGFSILEVIAAARAITGHPIPYTIGPRRAGDPAVLIASSEKIRAELGWRPQFPQLAQIVGSAWEWHSRHPRGYAGR, encoded by the coding sequence ATGAAAATCCTTGTCACTGGCGGCGCCGGCTACATTGGCAGCGTGGCCAGCGCCGAGCTGCTGAAGGCCGGCCATGAGGTCGTGGTATTCGACAACCTGTACCAGGGGCACCGCGCGGCAGTGCCGGCCGACGCCGCGTTTGTGCAGGGCGACCTGCACGATACTGCGGCGGTAGCGCGCCTGTTTGCCGAGCACAAAGGCATCGACGGAATCATGCACTTTGCCTCGTACACGCTAGTGGGCGAGAGCATGCAGCAGCCGCTGAAGTACCTGCGCGACAACCTGGTGGCCGGCGCCAACCTGCTTGAGCAGGCGGCCGCGCACAATGTCGAGCGCTTCATCCTCTCATCGACCGCGAACCTGTTCGACGACCCCGCCACGATCCCGATCGCGCCGGACGAGCGGATCGTACCAGGCTCGCCCTACGGCGAGTCGAAGTTTTTCCTCGAGCGCCTGCTGCACTGGTTCAACCGGATCTATGGCCTGAAGTACGCCTGCCTACGCTACTTCAACGCCGCCGGCGGCACACCCGAGCGCGGCGAAGACCATGATCCCGAGTTTCACCTCATCCCGATCGTATTGCAGGTTGCGCTGGGCCAGCGCGAACGCGTGACTGTATTTGGCGACGACTACCCAACCGGCGATGGCACCTGCGTGCGCGACTACATCCACATCATCGATCTGGCGCAGGCCCACATCCTGGCCATGGAGGCGCTCGACCGGCTGGGCGTATGCGCGTACAACCTGGGCAATGGCAATGGCTTCAGCATCCTCGAGGTGATCGCGGCTGCACGTGCAATTACCGGCCACCCCATCCCCTACACGATCGGCCCGCGCCGCGCCGGCGACCCGGCGGTGCTGATCGCCTCGTCGGAGAAGATCCGCGCCGAGCTGGGCTGGCGGCCGCAGTTCCCCCAGCTGGCCCAGATCGTTGGTAGTGCGTGGGAGTGGCACAGCCGCCACCCGCGCGGCTATGCCGGCCGCTGA
- a CDS encoding glycosyltransferase: protein MFDNATVQYPPIEAVAGSAAHDPAEQLNILILNTHLPIFPGGGGVEYLTTKQMAGLADHVGLVSMAHTRDALNKTEGLAEAGVDLYLWHSPYLDQVPVRGSYSAIVRQLHHWLGTLVGWYQAWPGRPADTLIIDGCFRNMSAPLSAALAERPWSVLSVIESSAARMIDYLPRQRVSILVMHDIRALLYERQAQASTSRWERWRLLRQARRYFAFEQFYSRRYDLVATVSDHDAAWVREHYQPRRVITVPLPVDTQYFRPAPAESEQPDRIVFTGLMNHPPNADAAVYFAREILPKIRQVRPQAEFYIVGRHPTIAVQALSQLPGVHVTGSVPDIRPFIASATVVVVPLRYGSGARQKILEAWGMEKCVVSTTLGAEGLAYRDNVNLAIADDADQMAATVIEALSTHAFRDRLRHAGRAVAVQNHHPVQIARDYHHAIQQVVAEKSQRDEPMRVAIDMRWMIPGMAGGLENLARSFMHRLLALDRYNQYTAILPVRSRYDFDLRGHANVRVVSRDSLGEYWDRIRRAATRRVFAKLRLDHWESPEVMNLRFARSLDAEIAYSFPGYVHPDVYPLRQVLMVPDIQHEYFPEFFPPSALEERRRLYGDSIRRADQICAISEFTRQTLIERLGVAPEKITTIHLAADPAFTLTADPQADRERLRKYRLEPGTYLYFPAHTWHHKNHRAAIEALRILRDKHGRTPSLVCSGGAREAQPAIEEQLNTYGLQNQVRFLGYCPHDDVPALYRGAACLLFPSLFEGFGMPVLEAMASGCPVVCSNTTSLPEIAADAALLADPADAEAFADALARVLGDAGLRAELCMRGLRQATRFSWQRHTIETIAVFYRLHRQIRGL from the coding sequence ATGTTTGATAATGCGACAGTGCAATACCCGCCGATAGAGGCAGTAGCAGGCTCTGCCGCACATGATCCGGCCGAGCAACTGAATATTCTGATCTTGAATACGCACCTGCCAATCTTCCCTGGTGGCGGCGGCGTTGAGTATCTGACCACGAAACAGATGGCCGGCCTGGCTGATCATGTCGGCCTTGTGTCGATGGCGCACACTCGCGATGCGCTGAACAAGACAGAGGGGTTGGCCGAGGCCGGCGTGGATCTGTATCTATGGCACAGCCCGTACCTCGATCAGGTGCCAGTGCGGGGGAGCTACTCGGCAATTGTGCGCCAGCTGCACCACTGGCTTGGCACACTGGTTGGGTGGTATCAGGCCTGGCCGGGCCGGCCAGCCGATACGCTGATCATCGATGGCTGCTTTCGAAATATGTCGGCCCCGCTGAGCGCTGCGTTAGCCGAGCGCCCCTGGAGCGTGCTGTCGGTGATCGAGAGCAGTGCGGCCAGGATGATCGACTACCTGCCGCGCCAGCGCGTGAGCATCCTGGTGATGCACGATATTCGCGCGCTGCTCTATGAGCGGCAGGCTCAGGCTAGCACATCGCGCTGGGAGCGGTGGCGGCTGCTGCGCCAGGCGCGACGCTACTTCGCGTTCGAGCAGTTCTATAGCCGGCGCTACGATCTGGTGGCGACAGTTTCGGATCACGACGCTGCCTGGGTGCGCGAGCACTATCAGCCCAGGCGGGTTATCACCGTGCCGCTGCCGGTCGATACCCAATACTTTCGGCCGGCGCCCGCCGAATCCGAGCAGCCTGATCGGATTGTGTTTACCGGCCTGATGAACCATCCTCCGAATGCCGACGCCGCAGTCTACTTCGCGCGCGAAATTCTGCCCAAGATCCGGCAGGTGCGCCCACAGGCCGAGTTCTACATTGTTGGGCGGCATCCGACGATCGCTGTGCAGGCATTGAGCCAGCTACCGGGCGTGCATGTGACCGGCAGCGTTCCCGATATCCGTCCATTCATTGCCAGTGCGACGGTGGTGGTGGTGCCGCTGCGCTATGGCTCGGGTGCGCGCCAGAAGATTCTCGAGGCGTGGGGCATGGAGAAATGTGTCGTCTCGACGACTCTCGGCGCCGAGGGCCTGGCATATCGCGATAACGTAAACCTGGCGATTGCCGACGATGCCGACCAGATGGCGGCGACGGTGATAGAAGCGCTCAGCACGCATGCCTTCCGCGATCGGCTGCGCCACGCCGGGCGGGCCGTGGCGGTGCAGAATCATCATCCTGTGCAGATAGCGCGCGACTATCACCATGCGATCCAGCAGGTGGTAGCCGAAAAATCGCAGCGCGATGAGCCGATGCGCGTCGCAATCGATATGCGCTGGATGATCCCTGGTATGGCTGGCGGCCTCGAGAATCTGGCACGCTCGTTTATGCACCGGCTGCTCGCGCTCGATCGCTACAATCAGTACACCGCCATTCTGCCGGTGCGCAGCCGCTACGACTTCGACCTGCGCGGGCATGCGAATGTGCGCGTGGTCAGCCGCGACTCGTTGGGCGAGTACTGGGATCGGATACGGCGTGCCGCTACGCGCCGGGTGTTCGCCAAGCTGCGCCTCGACCACTGGGAGTCGCCCGAGGTGATGAACCTGCGATTTGCGCGATCACTTGATGCCGAGATCGCCTACTCGTTCCCCGGCTATGTTCATCCGGATGTCTACCCACTACGGCAAGTCCTCATGGTTCCAGACATCCAGCATGAGTATTTTCCCGAATTCTTCCCTCCCAGCGCGCTCGAGGAGCGGCGCCGCCTATATGGTGACTCGATCCGGCGGGCCGACCAAATCTGCGCGATCTCGGAGTTCACGCGCCAGACGCTGATTGAGCGGCTAGGGGTAGCCCCCGAGAAGATTACCACCATCCATCTTGCTGCCGACCCGGCGTTTACCCTTACAGCCGACCCACAGGCTGATCGCGAGCGCCTGCGCAAGTATCGGCTTGAGCCGGGTACGTACCTGTACTTTCCGGCGCACACCTGGCATCATAAGAATCACCGGGCCGCGATCGAGGCACTGCGGATCTTGCGCGACAAGCACGGCCGCACGCCTTCACTGGTGTGTAGCGGTGGCGCGCGCGAGGCCCAGCCGGCGATCGAGGAGCAGCTAAACACGTATGGGTTGCAGAATCAGGTGCGCTTTCTGGGCTACTGCCCGCACGATGATGTGCCAGCGCTGTATCGTGGCGCGGCGTGCCTGCTGTTTCCCTCGTTGTTCGAAGGCTTTGGTATGCCCGTGCTCGAGGCGATGGCCAGCGGCTGCCCTGTGGTGTGCAGCAACACCACCAGCCTGCCCGAGATCGCCGCTGACGCCGCGCTGCTGGCTGATCCGGCCGATGCCGAGGCGTTCGCCGACGCGCTTGCGCGGGTGCTTGGCGATGCCGGCCTACGCGCAGAGCTGTGTATGCGCGGCCTGCGCCAGGCGACCAGGTTTTCGTGGCAACGGCATACGATCGAGACAATAGCGGTATTCTACCGGCTTCACCGGCAGATCCGAGGTTTGTGA
- a CDS encoding class I SAM-dependent methyltransferase: protein MSIWQKQGQLLAGDIMGAYDTVSQLYPHVPPLLLWRAWEYAAYQRFALSEPVLDIGCGDGHYFRLVWPNVQHVVGIDMDEGVAVAARQSGVYQTVYATPADQSQIPSGIFGSAFANCALEHMDRLDNVLSEICRSVRPGGTFLLSVVTDKLIEWSALPQIASLLGAPERAQTLQDDYTGYHHLVNPLSADGWAEHLQLAGFDVLEYIPIVPELSGRLFLFLDQFWHVKRAQGEVGDTLHPYLAGLPQFPRAFKQIIAGFLDLERDWSVGCGAVFLAQRRI from the coding sequence GTGAGTATATGGCAGAAGCAGGGCCAGCTTTTAGCAGGCGATATTATGGGCGCCTACGATACCGTAAGCCAGCTATACCCGCATGTGCCGCCATTATTGCTATGGCGCGCGTGGGAATATGCTGCTTACCAGCGGTTCGCCCTGTCTGAGCCAGTGCTCGACATTGGGTGCGGCGATGGCCATTATTTCCGGCTGGTGTGGCCGAATGTTCAGCATGTGGTTGGTATTGATATGGATGAGGGCGTTGCTGTCGCCGCCCGCCAGTCGGGGGTCTACCAGACAGTATATGCCACCCCTGCGGATCAATCGCAAATACCGTCGGGCATCTTTGGGTCGGCGTTTGCGAACTGTGCGCTCGAGCATATGGATCGGCTCGACAATGTGCTGAGCGAAATCTGCCGGAGCGTACGCCCAGGCGGCACATTTCTGCTGAGTGTGGTGACCGACAAGCTGATCGAGTGGAGCGCGCTGCCGCAGATCGCCAGCCTGCTGGGGGCGCCCGAGCGCGCCCAAACGCTTCAGGACGACTACACCGGCTATCATCATCTAGTCAATCCACTTTCGGCGGATGGATGGGCAGAGCACCTGCAGCTGGCCGGGTTCGATGTACTTGAGTATATCCCGATCGTGCCCGAGCTGAGCGGCCGGCTGTTTCTGTTCCTCGACCAGTTCTGGCATGTCAAGCGCGCTCAGGGCGAGGTCGGCGATACCTTGCACCCGTACCTCGCGGGCTTACCACAGTTTCCGCGCGCGTTTAAGCAGATAATCGCCGGATTTCTTGATCTTGAGCGTGATTGGTCAGTTGGCTGTGGGGCCGTATTTCTGGCGCAGAGGCGAATATGA